One window of Terriglobia bacterium genomic DNA carries:
- a CDS encoding cytochrome c, with translation MSRIRVGILVTLFTCILALAGYRLRTGHVTASVPAGTHPAVQNREDLRKFMQARIHQEYTFLSFTVWHDRPLDAQKMDTIATSSAHIVDMSRDLSAYEAIYKDQGWSSDDVKFFEERRLQLSRVAEELGRAAKKHDSPEVINFFMHLDSTCQSCHKRFRPDLQWL, from the coding sequence ATGAGCAGAATCAGAGTGGGGATCCTGGTAACGTTGTTCACGTGCATTCTTGCGCTTGCCGGTTACAGGCTGCGTACGGGCCATGTAACCGCTTCAGTGCCTGCTGGAACGCATCCGGCAGTGCAGAACCGCGAAGATCTGCGGAAGTTTATGCAGGCCCGCATCCATCAGGAATATACCTTCCTGAGCTTTACCGTGTGGCATGATCGTCCGCTTGATGCGCAAAAGATGGATACTATCGCTACGTCTTCTGCCCATATCGTGGACATGTCCAGGGACCTTTCTGCTTACGAAGCCATCTATAAAGACCAGGGTTGGAGCAGTGACGACGTGAAGTTCTTTGAAGAAAGACGCCTGCAACTTTCTCGTGTGGCGGAAGAACTGGGCCGCGCGGCGAAAAAACATGATTCTCCTGAAGTGATCAACTTCTTCATGCACCTTGATAGCACCTGTCAAAGCTGCCACAAGCGTTTTCGCCCTGATCTGCAGTGGCTCTAG
- a CDS encoding mechanosensitive ion channel family protein yields the protein MIFSAIFILGGILSHAQFSNGASQKDANAVQSGSAEDIISFLNQTIVWSRQLTAEQQLVSEPSDALFLNDSRQLADQVVKLAFDYARARAQALASPTEHGANTAQAPSQYQRLIDSASKADQQVKGLQQELDNFHQQLETATGKKRTTLLAVISETEGELQLFQTRRDTLRSMLQFATGTASSGLGSGSLLSQVEELARTIPIASAETKEQTGSNSAANNSTSPAVVASRERKETPTGILALATDLFSLRRKLRALDDNLGQTDALYQSSKTLRAPLVAKIRELTQKGDDVAGQPDSQDPKVLAQQRKDLDALTAQFKQVSASLMPLGKQSILLDVYKRSTTNWRNAVDSQYKAELKGLLLRLAVLALVLGVVLGVSEVWKRATFRYIPDVRRRYQFLLIRRIVLWCLMAIIIATAVVSELGAITTFAGLMTAGIAVALQNVILSVAGYFFLIGKYGVRVGDRVNIAGVTGDVVDIGLVRLQLMEVTGGPAPLPTGRVVAFSNSVVFQANSGMFKQIPGTNFLWHEITLTLDPKGHYRQVEQRMMEAVNKVFAEYRDRMEVQRRNVERSLNSTIAAFCPESRLHLTQTALEVVIRYPVDLEHAGEIDNRVTREILDALERDPSLRLQVSAGPTIRTEEAPVEPVKS from the coding sequence TTGATTTTCTCGGCCATCTTTATTCTCGGCGGAATCCTCAGCCACGCGCAATTCAGCAATGGTGCGTCCCAAAAAGACGCAAATGCCGTCCAGTCCGGCAGCGCTGAAGATATTATTTCTTTTCTCAATCAGACCATCGTGTGGTCCCGGCAGCTCACAGCCGAGCAGCAGTTGGTGAGTGAACCCAGTGACGCGCTTTTTCTCAATGACAGCCGGCAGTTGGCAGATCAAGTGGTAAAGCTTGCATTCGATTATGCCCGCGCACGCGCGCAGGCGCTGGCCAGCCCGACAGAGCACGGAGCAAACACGGCGCAGGCGCCCTCCCAGTATCAAAGGCTGATTGATTCGGCCAGCAAGGCTGACCAGCAGGTAAAAGGCCTGCAACAGGAACTGGATAACTTTCACCAACAGCTAGAGACTGCAACCGGCAAGAAACGCACCACGCTGCTTGCCGTGATCTCAGAGACTGAAGGCGAGCTCCAGTTGTTCCAGACACGCCGCGACACTCTGCGTAGCATGCTTCAGTTTGCCACTGGAACGGCGTCGAGCGGCTTGGGCTCGGGCAGTCTTCTCTCACAGGTAGAAGAGCTGGCGCGCACTATCCCCATAGCTTCTGCCGAAACCAAGGAACAGACCGGCTCAAACTCAGCCGCAAACAACTCCACTTCCCCGGCGGTGGTCGCTTCGCGTGAACGCAAGGAAACGCCCACGGGCATTCTGGCCTTGGCTACGGATTTGTTTTCCCTGCGGCGCAAGCTGCGTGCGCTGGACGACAACCTGGGACAGACGGATGCGCTTTACCAAAGCTCAAAAACTTTGCGCGCGCCGCTCGTGGCAAAAATCAGAGAGCTTACCCAAAAAGGTGATGATGTGGCGGGCCAGCCGGATTCGCAGGACCCCAAGGTGCTGGCACAGCAGAGAAAAGATCTTGATGCACTCACCGCGCAGTTCAAGCAGGTCTCGGCGAGCCTGATGCCCCTGGGCAAGCAGTCAATCCTGCTCGATGTTTACAAGCGTTCGACCACCAATTGGCGTAACGCCGTTGATAGCCAGTACAAGGCTGAACTCAAGGGATTGCTGTTGCGGCTCGCCGTGCTGGCTCTGGTTTTGGGCGTGGTGCTGGGGGTTTCGGAAGTCTGGAAACGCGCCACGTTCCGTTACATTCCAGACGTGCGCCGCCGCTACCAGTTCCTGCTGATTCGCCGCATCGTTTTGTGGTGTCTCATGGCCATTATTATTGCGACGGCGGTTGTCAGCGAACTCGGCGCCATTACTACATTCGCCGGCCTGATGACCGCGGGCATCGCTGTGGCGCTGCAAAATGTCATTCTTTCGGTTGCCGGCTATTTTTTCCTGATCGGCAAGTACGGCGTTCGCGTGGGTGATCGCGTGAACATCGCGGGGGTCACCGGTGATGTTGTCGATATCGGACTGGTGCGGCTGCAGTTAATGGAAGTTACTGGCGGTCCGGCGCCGCTTCCCACAGGACGTGTCGTAGCGTTTTCCAATTCTGTGGTGTTTCAGGCCAACTCGGGCATGTTCAAGCAAATTCCCGGAACCAATTTTCTCTGGCATGAGATCACGCTTACACTCGACCCAAAGGGCCATTATCGCCAGGTGGAACAGCGCATGATGGAAGCCGTGAACAAAGTTTTTGCTGAGTATCGAGACCGGATGGAAGTGCAGCGACGCAATGTTGAACGTTCCTTAAACTCCACCATCGCGGCTTTTTGTCCGGAGAGCCGGCTCCATCTCACGCAAACAGCGCTTGAAGTGGTGATTCGCTATCCGGTTGACCTGGAGCATGCTGGCGAGATCGATAATCGTGTAACCCGTGAAATCCTTGACGCGCTGGAGCGCGATCCCAGCCTTCGCCTGCAGGTTTCCGCCGGACCTACGATCCGGACGGAAGAAGCGCCAGTCGAACCGGTAAAGAGCTAA
- the nifJ gene encoding pyruvate:ferredoxin (flavodoxin) oxidoreductase has protein sequence MNRPRVTIDGNEAAAYVAHQTNEVIAIYPITPSSTMGELADQWSSEGRQNIWGSVPRVIEMQSEAGAAGALHGALQGGSLATTFTSAQGLLLMIPNMYKIAGELTPAVIHVAARSLATHALSIFGDHQDVMAVRQTGWAMLASNSVQEAMDFALIAHAASLESRIPFVHFFDGFRTSHEVAKVEQLSAEDIQAMISDDLVRRHREAALSPDHPFIRGTAQNPDVYFQEREAANSFYLAAPTIVQNAMDKFAALTGRQYKLFDYVGAPDAEQVLVLMGSGAEVAQEAVDHLNRRGAKFGVLKVRLYRPFSIEHFLHALPPTVEAIAVLDRSKEPGAVGEPLYMDVVTALSEAESQSTHLVQPMPKVIGGRYGLSSKEFTPGMVKGVFDELAKEKSKNHFTVGIVDDVTHTSIDYDPAFSTEEPDTVRALFYGLGADGTVGANKNSIKIIGEDTDLFAQGYFVYDSKKSGSMTTSHLRFGPRPIRSSYLITRANFIACHQFSFLERLNLLKCAELGATFLLNSPFGPDDVWDHLPRTIQEEIIAGKLKFHVIDAYKVARETGMGGRINTIMQTCFFAISNVLPRFQAIMAIKSAIRKTYGKRGQAVVDKNFAAVDQTLENLFEVKVPVESLSTIDLQPPVPEQAPAFVREVLGPIIQGDGDFLPVSKMPVDGTFPSGTAQWEKRNISLEIPEWDKELCIQCGKCVLVCPHAVIRAKVYDDEKLVNAPESFLSAPARWKDLGEMKYTLQVSPEDCTGCTLCVDVCPAKSKTDPNHKALNMVPQPPIRQREAKNWEFFLGLPEFNREKLSFGQVKDVQLLQPLFEFSGACSGCGETPYIKLMTQLFGDRTIVANATGCSSIYGGNLPTTPYTFNNDGRGTAWANSLFEDNAEFGLGIRLSQDNHAEYARELVMRLTETIGPELATSICEADQSNEAGIRKQRQRVELLKNLLRLSPQDRDARELTVLADSLVKRNVWIVGGDGWAYDIGYGGLDHVLASGENVNILVLDSEVYSNTGGQTSKATPRGAVARFSAAGKTTAEKDLALLAMTYGNVYVARVAMGAGDMQTLKAFNEAEAYNGPSLIIAYATCIAHGIDMKHGLSQQKLAVQSGHWPLFRFDPRRTAEGKNPMQLDSKAPSVPLEDYIYNETRYSMLRQSHPEEAKKLLEEAREDVAARWKMYETWASMGTNGKG, from the coding sequence ATGAACAGACCCAGAGTCACAATCGACGGCAATGAAGCCGCAGCCTACGTGGCCCACCAGACCAATGAGGTAATTGCCATTTATCCCATAACGCCTTCATCCACTATGGGCGAACTGGCGGACCAATGGTCGTCAGAGGGCAGGCAGAACATCTGGGGCTCAGTGCCGCGCGTGATTGAAATGCAGAGTGAAGCTGGCGCTGCCGGCGCTTTGCACGGGGCCCTGCAGGGTGGTTCGCTGGCAACGACGTTTACTTCCGCGCAGGGACTGCTCTTGATGATTCCCAACATGTACAAGATTGCCGGAGAGCTTACCCCGGCTGTGATTCATGTTGCGGCGCGTTCGCTGGCCACACACGCCCTCTCCATTTTTGGCGATCACCAGGATGTGATGGCTGTTCGCCAAACCGGTTGGGCAATGCTGGCTTCCAATTCCGTTCAGGAAGCCATGGACTTCGCTTTGATCGCGCACGCCGCGTCGCTTGAATCGCGTATTCCTTTTGTGCATTTCTTTGATGGTTTCAGGACCTCGCATGAGGTCGCCAAGGTAGAACAGCTTTCGGCGGAAGACATACAAGCCATGATCAGTGACGATCTGGTGCGCCGCCATCGCGAGGCGGCACTCTCGCCCGATCATCCTTTCATTCGCGGCACGGCGCAGAACCCTGATGTTTACTTTCAGGAGCGCGAAGCGGCCAATTCCTTCTATCTTGCTGCGCCAACGATCGTGCAGAACGCCATGGACAAATTCGCCGCGCTGACCGGTCGCCAATACAAACTGTTTGATTATGTTGGCGCTCCCGACGCGGAACAGGTTCTTGTGCTTATGGGCTCCGGCGCAGAGGTCGCGCAAGAGGCGGTTGATCACCTCAACCGCCGCGGGGCCAAATTTGGAGTGCTCAAGGTGCGGCTCTACCGGCCTTTCTCCATTGAGCACTTTTTGCATGCCTTGCCTCCCACGGTTGAAGCTATCGCCGTGCTGGATCGCAGCAAGGAGCCGGGCGCGGTGGGAGAGCCGCTCTATATGGACGTTGTCACCGCGCTCAGTGAGGCTGAGTCGCAGTCAACGCACCTGGTGCAGCCGATGCCGAAGGTGATCGGCGGCCGATATGGCCTCTCATCCAAGGAATTTACGCCGGGCATGGTGAAGGGCGTGTTTGACGAGCTGGCAAAAGAGAAGAGCAAAAACCATTTTACGGTTGGAATTGTTGACGATGTCACGCACACCAGCATCGACTATGATCCTGCATTTTCTACCGAGGAACCAGATACAGTGCGAGCTCTGTTTTATGGGCTGGGAGCGGATGGGACCGTGGGCGCGAACAAGAATTCCATCAAGATCATTGGTGAAGATACCGATCTTTTCGCGCAGGGATATTTTGTGTATGACTCGAAGAAGTCAGGTTCGATGACCACATCGCACCTGCGCTTCGGGCCGCGGCCCATTCGCTCCAGCTATCTCATTACGCGCGCTAACTTTATTGCATGCCATCAATTTTCATTCTTGGAGCGGCTCAACCTTTTGAAATGCGCCGAGCTGGGTGCAACTTTTCTTTTGAACAGTCCCTTTGGCCCGGACGATGTTTGGGACCATCTGCCGCGCACCATCCAGGAAGAAATTATTGCCGGTAAGCTCAAATTCCATGTGATTGATGCCTACAAAGTCGCACGCGAGACAGGCATGGGCGGTCGAATCAATACCATCATGCAGACCTGCTTCTTCGCCATCAGCAACGTCCTGCCTCGTTTTCAGGCGATTATGGCCATTAAGAGTGCCATCCGCAAGACATACGGAAAGCGCGGCCAGGCTGTGGTGGATAAGAATTTTGCCGCCGTCGATCAGACGCTGGAAAACTTGTTCGAAGTCAAAGTTCCCGTGGAGTCCTTAAGCACTATCGATCTCCAGCCTCCGGTTCCTGAGCAGGCTCCCGCGTTTGTGCGTGAAGTGCTTGGCCCAATCATTCAGGGTGATGGCGATTTTCTGCCCGTAAGCAAGATGCCTGTGGATGGCACCTTTCCGTCAGGCACTGCGCAGTGGGAAAAACGAAATATTTCTCTGGAAATTCCTGAGTGGGACAAGGAACTGTGCATTCAGTGTGGCAAGTGCGTGCTGGTTTGCCCCCATGCTGTCATTCGCGCCAAGGTCTATGACGATGAAAAGCTTGTCAACGCGCCTGAATCGTTCCTTTCCGCTCCGGCACGCTGGAAAGATCTGGGGGAAATGAAGTACACGCTCCAGGTTTCACCGGAAGACTGCACCGGTTGCACTCTTTGCGTTGATGTATGCCCGGCCAAGAGCAAGACGGACCCGAACCACAAAGCGCTGAATATGGTCCCGCAGCCCCCGATTCGCCAGCGCGAAGCAAAAAACTGGGAATTCTTTTTGGGCCTGCCGGAATTTAATCGTGAGAAGCTTTCCTTTGGTCAGGTAAAGGATGTGCAGCTCCTGCAACCGCTGTTTGAATTTTCCGGTGCCTGCTCTGGCTGTGGTGAAACCCCATATATCAAGCTGATGACACAGCTTTTTGGCGATCGCACCATCGTTGCCAATGCCACCGGGTGCTCATCGATTTACGGCGGCAATTTGCCGACAACGCCTTACACGTTCAACAATGACGGTCGCGGAACCGCCTGGGCCAACTCATTGTTTGAAGACAATGCAGAGTTTGGCCTGGGAATCCGCCTTTCGCAAGACAATCACGCTGAGTACGCGCGTGAGCTGGTAATGCGGCTCACCGAAACGATTGGGCCTGAATTGGCGACCTCGATCTGCGAGGCTGATCAGTCGAATGAAGCGGGCATACGCAAGCAGCGTCAGCGGGTAGAGTTGCTCAAGAACCTCCTGCGGCTCAGCCCGCAAGACCGCGATGCCCGTGAGTTGACGGTATTGGCTGATTCGCTGGTCAAGCGCAATGTATGGATCGTTGGGGGCGATGGCTGGGCCTATGACATTGGTTACGGCGGCCTGGACCATGTGCTTGCTTCCGGCGAAAACGTGAATATTCTAGTCCTTGACAGCGAAGTCTATTCCAACACGGGTGGGCAGACTTCCAAAGCCACACCGCGTGGCGCAGTGGCGCGCTTCTCAGCGGCTGGCAAAACGACAGCTGAGAAAGACCTGGCTCTGCTTGCCATGACATACGGCAATGTTTATGTAGCGCGCGTTGCCATGGGCGCGGGGGACATGCAAACACTCAAGGCCTTTAACGAAGCCGAAGCTTACAACGGGCCGTCATTGATCATCGCCTATGCCACCTGCATTGCTCACGGAATCGACATGAAGCACGGACTGAGCCAGCAAAAGCTCGCAGTGCAGTCTGGACATTGGCCGCTGTTCCGCTTTGATCCCCGGCGCACCGCGGAAGGCAAGAACCCTATGCAACTCGATTCCAAAGCGCCTTCAGTGCCGCTGGAAGACTACATTTACAATGAGACGCGCTACAGCATGCTGCGGCAATCGCACCCGGAAGAGGCCAAAAAGCTGCTTGAGGAAGCACGCGAAGACGTGGCTGCCCGCTGGAAAATGTATGAAACTTGGGCGAGCATGGGCACGAATGGTAAGGGATAA
- a CDS encoding FAD-dependent oxidoreductase — MKTVFVVGAGPAGMFAAQKIAQGGHQVIILNRDIKPGGLAEYGIYPTKDKMKIGLRKQFAKVLSLPNVHYFGHVPVSTQAEVSIADLQQFGPSAIVFAIGAQGTKKLGLPGEEVTGVYAAKDFVYSYNLLPPFTSRDFSTGKRVAIVGMGNVMVDIARWLLIDAPVKTTEEVVVVARRGPFEAKFDKKEFDYIEEFLDRKAFDEELRRIQPQLSAIGQDIGKLAEETFPVLATPAAEHPAGKARLRFRFLCSPQAIHADSCGRIDRLTVAENVLFERDGSIACKATEKSAALDVDTMIFAIGDVADPAVGLPYSRDSYVINPDQTDPKRAAYELFDPQSGKVLEGMYAVGWARKASDGLVGIARHDAEVGAVHVLKYLETARESNFGAAEVQKFLERKGLQVVTKPDLEALARAEEKQAQKLGALWFKFAEDNAMLAAIELEKANAVTA, encoded by the coding sequence GTGAAGACTGTCTTTGTGGTTGGTGCAGGACCAGCAGGAATGTTTGCCGCCCAGAAAATCGCACAGGGCGGACATCAGGTCATCATTCTGAACCGCGACATCAAGCCCGGTGGCCTGGCTGAGTATGGCATCTATCCCACCAAAGACAAGATGAAGATTGGCCTGCGCAAGCAGTTTGCCAAGGTGCTAAGCCTTCCCAACGTGCATTACTTCGGCCATGTGCCGGTATCAACTCAGGCTGAGGTTTCCATTGCTGATTTGCAGCAGTTCGGCCCATCAGCAATCGTCTTTGCCATTGGCGCGCAGGGAACAAAGAAGCTCGGCCTGCCGGGCGAAGAAGTCACCGGAGTTTACGCAGCCAAGGATTTCGTTTACAGCTACAACCTTCTTCCGCCATTTACCTCGCGCGATTTCTCTACCGGCAAGCGGGTTGCGATCGTCGGCATGGGTAACGTCATGGTGGATATTGCGCGCTGGCTCCTGATCGATGCTCCCGTAAAGACCACCGAAGAAGTTGTGGTGGTGGCGCGGCGTGGGCCGTTTGAAGCGAAGTTCGACAAAAAAGAATTTGATTACATTGAGGAGTTTCTGGACCGCAAAGCCTTTGATGAAGAGCTGCGCCGTATCCAGCCGCAGCTTTCCGCCATCGGGCAAGACATCGGCAAGCTGGCCGAGGAGACTTTTCCTGTTTTGGCTACGCCCGCCGCGGAGCATCCGGCAGGCAAGGCCCGCCTGCGATTCCGCTTCTTGTGTTCGCCGCAGGCCATCCATGCCGACTCCTGCGGTCGTATTGACCGGCTTACGGTTGCCGAAAATGTTCTTTTCGAGCGTGACGGCAGCATCGCCTGCAAAGCCACGGAGAAATCCGCCGCCCTTGATGTGGATACAATGATCTTTGCCATCGGTGACGTGGCCGATCCTGCCGTTGGCCTGCCCTATAGCCGCGATAGCTACGTCATCAACCCAGACCAGACCGATCCAAAACGCGCAGCCTATGAGTTGTTTGATCCGCAAAGCGGCAAGGTGCTTGAAGGAATGTATGCCGTGGGCTGGGCACGCAAAGCCAGTGATGGCCTTGTGGGCATCGCGCGGCACGACGCTGAAGTCGGAGCGGTGCATGTGCTGAAATATCTGGAGACAGCGCGCGAAAGCAATTTTGGTGCTGCCGAGGTGCAAAAATTTCTGGAACGCAAAGGCCTGCAAGTTGTCACCAAGCCTGACCTTGAAGCGCTGGCCCGGGCTGAAGAAAAACAAGCACAGAAGCTCGGCGCTTTGTGGTTCAAATTTGCTGAGGACAATGCCATGCTCGCGGCCATTGAGTTAGAAAAAGCGAACGCTGTGACAGCTTAG
- a CDS encoding methyltransferase domain-containing protein, which produces MPVWDPNLYLKYADERARPAADLIAQIHLETPARIVDLGCGPGNSTEQLRQRWPDAAITGVDNSPEMLAQAKAKHPDWQWVLGDIETWNPEPAVDLIFSNAAFHWVAGHATLFRGMINGVTPGGALAVQMPNNFHSPAHSVIREAALNGDPRWAKVMAAVPGTLTVHPAAFYYDVLRKHASRVDIWETEYQHVMDGPKAVFDWIRSTAMRPYLDRLPDAEQRQLFEELCLEGIQEAYRPNDQGKVLFPFRRMFIVAYR; this is translated from the coding sequence ATGCCCGTCTGGGACCCCAATCTATATTTGAAGTACGCCGACGAACGCGCGCGCCCAGCGGCCGATCTGATTGCGCAAATTCATCTGGAGACTCCTGCCCGCATTGTCGATCTGGGCTGCGGGCCCGGCAATAGCACGGAACAATTGCGCCAGCGCTGGCCCGATGCCGCCATCACCGGCGTGGACAATTCGCCAGAAATGCTGGCCCAGGCCAAAGCCAAACATCCTGACTGGCAGTGGGTGCTGGGCGATATAGAAACCTGGAACCCCGAACCTGCAGTCGATCTGATATTTTCCAATGCTGCGTTCCACTGGGTGGCGGGACATGCGACACTTTTTCGCGGCATGATCAATGGTGTGACGCCCGGTGGAGCTTTGGCCGTGCAGATGCCAAACAATTTCCATTCGCCCGCGCATTCTGTCATTCGAGAAGCTGCGCTGAATGGCGATCCTCGCTGGGCCAAAGTGATGGCCGCGGTGCCCGGCACGTTAACGGTGCATCCAGCCGCTTTTTATTACGATGTCCTGCGCAAACATGCCAGCCGCGTGGATATCTGGGAAACCGAATATCAACATGTGATGGATGGGCCCAAGGCGGTCTTCGACTGGATTCGAAGCACCGCCATGCGCCCTTACCTTGACCGCCTGCCCGATGCAGAGCAGCGCCAGCTTTTTGAAGAACTGTGCCTGGAGGGAATTCAGGAAGCCTACAGGCCCAACGACCAGGGAAAAGTGCTGTTTCCATTCCGGCGGATGTTCATCGTGGCGTACCGCTAA
- a CDS encoding MBL fold metallo-hydrolase, producing MLLWVASCFPALGHAASVHKIGPDLYAYISDNDASANSTFLVSEQGILVVDTGLNAQEGRKLLDEIRKISPAPVRWIVNTHYHPDHRGGNSVVGPDAIIISTAFTRSQTAKPAQESSVNETAGPQGVVLYLDGHEVRIYHPGPAHTQGDLIVYFPDEHAIATGDLFLTNSCPAMDDGDMENWITALDHMLALPLEHVVPGHFELATKSELQRFRNYLAELRDQVARMYRQGMPLERIQASLALDTYKNFRQYSNYEATFKDNAAAYYQQLTKRQPRNP from the coding sequence TTGCTTCTTTGGGTTGCGTCATGCTTTCCGGCGCTTGGCCACGCCGCTTCGGTCCACAAGATCGGCCCCGACCTCTACGCATACATCTCTGATAACGATGCCAGTGCCAATTCAACGTTCCTCGTCAGCGAGCAGGGAATTCTTGTCGTCGATACAGGGCTCAACGCGCAGGAAGGCCGCAAGCTGCTGGATGAAATCCGCAAAATTTCCCCAGCTCCTGTTCGATGGATCGTGAACACGCATTACCATCCCGATCATCGCGGCGGCAATAGCGTGGTGGGCCCGGATGCGATCATCATCAGCACGGCATTCACGCGCTCACAAACAGCAAAGCCGGCTCAGGAAAGCTCGGTCAATGAAACGGCAGGACCGCAAGGGGTTGTGCTTTATCTCGATGGACACGAAGTGCGGATTTACCATCCCGGCCCGGCTCATACTCAAGGCGATCTGATTGTTTACTTTCCTGACGAACACGCAATTGCAACAGGTGATCTCTTTCTCACTAACTCCTGTCCCGCCATGGATGACGGCGACATGGAAAACTGGATCACCGCGCTCGATCACATGCTGGCATTGCCGTTAGAGCACGTTGTTCCCGGACATTTTGAGCTGGCCACAAAAAGTGAGTTGCAGCGGTTTCGCAATTATCTGGCCGAGCTTCGGGACCAGGTGGCTCGCATGTATCGCCAAGGCATGCCGTTGGAGCGCATTCAGGCCTCGCTAGCGTTGGACACATATAAGAATTTTCGCCAATACTCAAACTATGAAGCCACGTTCAAGGACAATGCCGCAGCTTATTACCAGCAATTGACCAAGCGTCAGCCGCGGAACCCCTAG
- a CDS encoding DUF4230 domain-containing protein has protein sequence MTETSTNPALRRPRPALLPGLLIGAVIALLLAVLMARVQSGPLAAFWSLLSGRNVRITSEGSVIERIQRLQRMETVVFNMDKIVTGEKDNPILPDFIAGDRLMMIVHGQVVAGIDFSRLKSSDIKIQGKEVHIHLPNPQILITRLDNARTKVYSRNTGLLVRVDPNLETQVRQEAEGELLQEAALGGIISNARDNARATVTTLLLGMGFEKVEVD, from the coding sequence ATGACGGAAACATCAACGAATCCTGCCCTGCGCAGGCCTCGCCCGGCGCTCTTGCCCGGCCTCTTGATAGGCGCAGTTATCGCCCTGCTGCTTGCCGTTCTTATGGCCCGAGTGCAGTCAGGCCCGCTGGCGGCATTTTGGTCGCTGCTCAGCGGACGTAACGTGCGCATCACGAGTGAGGGCAGCGTGATTGAGCGTATCCAGCGCTTGCAGAGGATGGAAACCGTGGTCTTCAACATGGACAAGATCGTGACGGGCGAAAAAGACAATCCGATCCTGCCTGACTTCATCGCCGGCGATCGATTAATGATGATCGTCCATGGCCAGGTTGTGGCCGGCATTGATTTCAGCCGCCTGAAAAGTAGTGACATCAAGATTCAGGGCAAAGAGGTGCATATCCACTTGCCCAATCCCCAGATTCTGATTACGCGCCTGGACAACGCGCGTACCAAAGTATATTCCCGCAACACTGGGCTTCTTGTCCGGGTTGATCCCAACCTTGAGACGCAAGTTCGTCAGGAAGCAGAAGGCGAGTTGCTTCAAGAAGCGGCGCTCGGCGGAATCATTTCTAACGCCCGAGACAATGCGCGCGCCACCGTAACGACACTGCTCCTGGGGATGGGCTTTGAGAAAGTTGAAGTGGATTGA
- a CDS encoding aldo/keto reductase has protein sequence MEYTNLGSTGVKISRICLGCMTYGTKKWRQWVLEEEESRPFIKQALESGINFFDTADMYSLGASEQVLGRALKDFGPSRDKLVIATKVFFPLGDDPNQKGLSRKHIMHAIDDSLRRLGTNYVDLYQIHRFDYETPIEETLTALHDVVKSGKVRYIGASSMFAWQFAQMLHTSDRLGITRFVTMQNHYNLLYREEEREMIPLCRAEGVGLLPWSPLARGVLAGNRKTGTVRSREDDYTKKLYTQEADDRVVESVAQVAKIRGVPPAQVALAWLLHKAEVSAPIVGASKPHHLQDAVAAVSLKLTQQEIAELESTYVPHPVLGHH, from the coding sequence ATGGAATACACGAACCTTGGTTCTACCGGCGTAAAGATTTCCCGGATATGCCTGGGCTGCATGACCTACGGCACAAAGAAGTGGCGGCAGTGGGTGCTGGAAGAAGAAGAGAGCCGCCCGTTTATCAAACAGGCGCTCGAATCCGGAATCAACTTTTTTGATACGGCGGACATGTATTCCCTTGGAGCCAGTGAGCAGGTACTGGGTCGGGCGCTGAAGGATTTTGGGCCTTCGCGTGACAAACTGGTGATCGCGACTAAAGTCTTCTTTCCGCTGGGCGATGATCCCAACCAGAAAGGCCTCTCGCGCAAGCACATCATGCATGCTATTGACGACAGCCTGCGCCGCCTGGGCACAAATTATGTTGATCTCTACCAGATCCACCGCTTCGACTATGAGACGCCGATCGAAGAGACGCTTACCGCGTTGCATGATGTGGTGAAGTCGGGCAAGGTGCGATACATCGGCGCATCGTCAATGTTTGCCTGGCAGTTTGCGCAAATGCTGCATACCTCGGATCGTCTTGGAATCACGCGCTTTGTCACGATGCAGAACCATTACAACCTGCTCTATCGTGAAGAAGAGCGTGAGATGATCCCTTTGTGCCGGGCAGAAGGCGTGGGCCTCCTGCCTTGGAGTCCGCTGGCGCGTGGCGTGCTTGCTGGGAATCGCAAAACCGGAACCGTGCGCTCCAGGGAAGATGATTACACCAAGAAGCTCTACACGCAGGAAGCCGATGACCGAGTTGTAGAAAGTGTGGCCCAGGTGGCGAAGATCCGTGGCGTTCCGCCGGCGCAAGTCGCGCTAGCTTGGCTCCTACACAAAGCTGAAGTTTCTGCCCCGATTGTTGGAGCGTCCAAGCCACACCACCTGCAGGATGCGGTGGCAGCAGTCAGCCTCAAGCTTACGCAGCAGGAAATCGCCGAACTTGAGTCAACGTATGTTCCCCATCCAGTATTGGGCCACCACTAG